The following proteins are co-located in the Sphingobacteriaceae bacterium genome:
- a CDS encoding glycosyltransferase family 39 protein: MKFFKEHIIFIFLVSITVLLRLFPLFDYQFTLDEWSGLGRTRFDNFSDLLEHGVKIDAHPAFVQALLYFTVKIFGFTNWIIKLPFLIFSLTSIFYAYLFGIRNFSKQSGLVATVFYSFSLIFVYYAPIARMYIPGVFFSTALLFHFYEIIFNKNNSIKHFILFGLFALLSGLNQHVNALFALTLAATGFIFLNKENKFKYLITCIVTAVLYLPHLPITLYQLKIGGVGFQQGGWLPEPEPGALFQFLKVILGTGKSWLIVLLLLILCMFLNRTIQLSKKRYLLLFLFLLNYFVIYFYSVYRAPVFQYSVMLFSGTAFILFISTFLHTKFVSINLLIVISISGLLLYKTYLKKNYLSESVQNTYEYQFDQSAQFLKENNTEAGIVFFDADTLMQELSQTNLNCKITKDSAAQYLTNFTEYVSELHTPYLILGTAEPIYSEIAVQYFPYLIQNKQTQGVNYKIFGKEKAAFCKIDEEIFHSTFHSPGSVIYDDPIKLQKKNNSFALEVDSITEFPFAARIPLNEIATTEGQVVLAEGQIKMKNKVALNAQLCISIMNSKGDSTYFFTSTKISDFKLNKDSTLKLFAQAFMGTEFNKIREDARVTFFFWNISKENFEIQALNIKTIDYWKNKWNFWN, encoded by the coding sequence TTGAAATTTTTTAAGGAACATATAATATTTATTTTCCTTGTATCCATTACGGTTTTATTACGCTTATTTCCCCTTTTTGACTACCAGTTTACCTTAGATGAATGGAGTGGTTTAGGCAGGACACGGTTTGATAACTTTTCGGATTTACTTGAACATGGCGTAAAGATTGATGCGCATCCTGCGTTTGTACAAGCCCTCTTGTATTTTACAGTTAAAATTTTTGGTTTTACAAACTGGATAATCAAGTTGCCTTTTCTGATTTTTAGCCTGACAAGTATTTTTTATGCTTACTTGTTCGGAATCCGAAATTTCTCAAAACAAAGCGGACTTGTAGCTACTGTATTTTATTCCTTTTCTTTGATCTTTGTTTATTATGCACCCATTGCCCGAATGTATATTCCCGGAGTATTTTTCAGCACAGCCCTACTCTTTCATTTTTATGAAATAATATTCAATAAAAATAATTCCATTAAACATTTTATTCTCTTTGGATTATTCGCACTTTTATCAGGGCTCAATCAACATGTCAATGCCTTATTTGCGCTCACGCTTGCAGCAACAGGCTTTATTTTCTTAAACAAAGAAAATAAATTCAAATATTTAATTACCTGCATTGTAACTGCGGTACTCTATTTACCCCACCTTCCAATTACCTTATATCAATTAAAAATTGGAGGGGTTGGGTTTCAACAAGGCGGATGGTTGCCGGAACCGGAACCCGGTGCGCTTTTTCAGTTTTTAAAAGTAATATTGGGAACAGGAAAATCTTGGTTAATTGTTTTACTCCTTCTCATCCTTTGCATGTTCTTAAATCGAACCATACAATTATCTAAAAAACGATACTTGCTTTTATTTCTATTTCTGCTAAACTATTTTGTAATCTACTTTTATTCCGTTTACCGAGCGCCTGTTTTTCAATACTCGGTTATGTTATTTTCCGGAACAGCTTTTATTTTATTTATTTCAACATTCTTACATACAAAATTTGTCTCTATAAATTTGCTCATCGTAATTAGTATAAGCGGATTACTTCTTTATAAAACTTATCTCAAAAAAAATTACTTGAGTGAAAGTGTACAAAACACTTATGAATATCAATTCGATCAAAGTGCTCAATTTTTGAAAGAAAATAATACCGAAGCAGGTATAGTTTTTTTTGATGCGGATACATTAATGCAGGAATTAAGCCAAACTAACTTGAATTGTAAAATTACTAAAGACTCGGCCGCACAATACCTAACTAACTTTACCGAATATGTTTCTGAACTTCACACGCCCTATTTAATATTAGGAACTGCTGAGCCTATTTATTCTGAAATCGCCGTACAATATTTCCCATACTTAATTCAGAATAAACAAACACAAGGTGTTAATTATAAAATATTTGGCAAAGAAAAAGCTGCATTTTGTAAGATAGATGAAGAAATTTTTCATAGTACATTCCATTCGCCGGGTTCTGTGATTTATGACGATCCCATCAAACTCCAGAAAAAAAATAATTCATTCGCTTTGGAAGTAGATAGTATTACGGAATTTCCCTTTGCAGCAAGAATTCCGCTAAACGAAATTGCAACAACTGAAGGACAAGTGGTTTTGGCAGAAGGTCAAATAAAAATGAAAAACAAAGTAGCGTTAAACGCGCAATTGTGTATCTCCATTATGAACAGCAAAGGAGATTCAACTTACTTTTTCACTTCTACAAAAATTTCTGATTTTAAATTGAATAAGGATTCAACGTTAAAACTTTTTGCTCAGGCCTTTATGGGTACTGAATTTAATAAAATCAGGGAAGACGCCCGTGTAACTTTCTTTTTCTGGAATATATCCAAAGAAAATTTTGAGATACAAGCTCTAAATATTAAAACAATAGATTACTGGAAAAATAAATGGAATTTCTGGAACTAA
- a CDS encoding UDP-2,3-diacylglucosamine diphosphatase has translation MSVKKIYFASDFHLGVPTHELSLIREKAICRWLDQIKTDASEIFLVGDIFDFWYEYIYTIPKGTTRFLGKIAELSDAGIKISFFTGNHDLWMKNYFTEELGVSVYHEPIIREFNGKKFYIGHGDGMGPGDKGYKLLKLIFTSKVCQWLYSRLHPNLAFYLAKKASKRSRIITADSDEKFLGEENEWLFLYSKDYLKKEPIDYFVFGHRHLPLEMKINEKSTYYNLGEWINYKSYAEFDGTAMKLINFKH, from the coding sequence TTGAGTGTAAAAAAAATATACTTCGCTTCCGATTTTCATTTAGGTGTGCCAACACATGAATTGAGCCTAATTAGGGAAAAGGCCATTTGCCGCTGGCTTGATCAGATTAAAACAGATGCCTCCGAAATTTTTTTAGTAGGCGATATATTTGATTTTTGGTATGAATATATTTACACCATTCCAAAGGGAACAACGCGATTTTTAGGGAAAATAGCTGAATTAAGTGATGCAGGAATTAAAATTTCTTTTTTTACCGGTAATCATGATTTGTGGATGAAGAATTACTTTACCGAAGAATTAGGCGTTAGCGTTTATCACGAACCTATAATCCGGGAATTTAATGGGAAGAAATTTTATATTGGCCATGGCGACGGTATGGGGCCAGGCGATAAAGGCTATAAATTATTAAAATTAATTTTTACGAGTAAAGTTTGTCAGTGGCTTTATAGTCGTTTACATCCGAATTTAGCCTTTTATCTTGCCAAAAAGGCCAGTAAAAGAAGTAGAATAATTACAGCGGATAGTGATGAGAAATTTTTAGGAGAAGAAAATGAATGGTTGTTTTTATATTCAAAAGATTATTTAAAAAAAGAACCAATTGATTATTTTGTATTTGGACACCGGCATTTACCTTTGGAAATGAAGATTAACGAAAAATCTACTTACTATAATTTGGGGGAATGGATTAATTACAAATCCTATGCTGAATTTGACGGCACCGCTATGAAATTGATTAATTTCAAACATTAA
- a CDS encoding M1 family metallopeptidase, with product MNKKTFCLILLSCTKFTANFAQEQKVYFQQEVNYKIQVTLNDEQHALSAREEIVYINNSDNELNYIYFHLYPNAYKNNQTALGKQLLKSGKTALFYSTPQEKGYIDSLNFTVNGKSLKWEYDSIHIDICKVFLDAPLKSKDTLILKTPFYVKIPSAKFSRLGHMGQAYFITQWFPKPAVYDKEGWHAMPYLDQGEFFSEYGSFEVAITLPKNYLLASTGDRVNAIEEDNFLNENVEKTIARLELGDYKEYDMGFPPSAKEFKTIVFKQFRVHDFAWFADKRFNVLHDQFELPNTKRIVDSWVFFTNKNFHLWKDAINYINESAFFYSYLLGDYPYNHITAVDGTIMAGGGMEYPNITVIGDASDPFELDVTITHEVGHNWFYGILGSNERDKPWMDEGLNSLYELRYVRAKYPKRKLSAFLGMDSTSKILGLNKTPYWKDKETAYLFSARSNNDQPIGLTSEEFSSFNYGSIVYAKTAIVFDYLMNYMGEDNFDKAMQFYYDKFKFTHPTEADLKKTLTHFNGAELDWFFNDLINSNKKIDYKVKAIDKLSDGSYNILVKNKTRTAVPFAIYAYKEDKIKGLVWSHGFENKKQVGFPPIDADKFVIDGIQSLPEINRKNNSIRTSGLFKKTNGLRINLFTGMENPYKRQLYIIPMGGVNFYNGAMAGLIFHNYALYQKKFEYYINPFFGFKSNTPCGYAEFNYNFLPKNIFRQINIGVEAKSYGYDLYRAQAFNETFGTNYKSLNLNYYKISPFIIFEIKNKDANSNRTQTISYFNHNMFKEVQDIDADTYLTFAKYRAQEKNTKLFYQ from the coding sequence ATGAATAAAAAAACGTTTTGTTTAATTCTGTTAAGCTGTACAAAATTTACCGCTAACTTCGCACAAGAACAAAAAGTTTATTTTCAACAAGAAGTAAATTATAAAATTCAAGTTACATTAAATGATGAACAGCATGCCCTTTCAGCACGTGAAGAAATAGTTTATATTAATAATTCCGATAACGAATTAAATTATATTTATTTCCATCTTTATCCCAATGCCTATAAGAATAATCAAACCGCACTTGGCAAACAATTGTTGAAATCCGGAAAAACTGCGTTATTCTACTCTACTCCTCAGGAAAAAGGATATATTGATAGTTTAAATTTTACAGTTAATGGTAAAAGTTTAAAATGGGAATACGATTCAATACATATTGATATTTGCAAAGTATTTTTAGATGCACCGTTAAAAAGTAAGGATACCTTAATTCTAAAAACTCCGTTCTACGTTAAAATTCCATCTGCTAAATTTTCTCGTTTAGGACACATGGGACAGGCCTATTTTATCACCCAATGGTTTCCAAAACCTGCTGTGTATGATAAAGAAGGGTGGCACGCCATGCCCTATCTTGATCAAGGAGAATTTTTTAGTGAATACGGATCTTTTGAAGTGGCTATCACATTACCCAAAAATTATTTATTAGCATCAACAGGCGATAGAGTCAATGCCATTGAAGAAGATAATTTTTTAAATGAAAATGTTGAAAAAACCATTGCTCGATTAGAATTAGGTGATTATAAGGAATACGATATGGGATTTCCTCCAAGTGCTAAAGAATTCAAAACGATTGTATTTAAACAGTTTCGAGTGCATGACTTTGCCTGGTTTGCCGACAAAAGATTTAATGTACTTCATGATCAATTTGAACTGCCCAATACCAAAAGAATAGTTGATTCGTGGGTTTTCTTTACCAATAAAAATTTTCACTTATGGAAAGATGCCATCAATTACATCAATGAATCAGCCTTTTTTTACTCTTATTTATTAGGCGATTATCCTTATAACCACATCACAGCTGTTGATGGTACCATAATGGCCGGCGGAGGAATGGAATACCCCAACATAACGGTTATTGGCGATGCGTCTGATCCTTTTGAATTAGATGTTACCATTACGCACGAAGTTGGTCATAATTGGTTTTATGGAATTTTAGGCAGCAATGAAAGAGACAAACCTTGGATGGACGAGGGACTTAATTCCTTATATGAGTTGCGGTATGTAAGAGCAAAATACCCTAAAAGGAAATTATCTGCATTTCTTGGCATGGATTCCACCTCTAAAATACTAGGACTAAACAAAACGCCCTATTGGAAAGATAAAGAAACAGCCTATTTATTCAGCGCCCGCTCCAATAATGATCAGCCCATTGGTTTAACCTCAGAAGAATTTTCGAGTTTTAATTACGGAAGTATAGTGTATGCTAAAACCGCAATTGTTTTTGATTATTTGATGAATTATATGGGTGAAGATAATTTTGATAAAGCCATGCAGTTTTATTACGATAAGTTTAAATTCACTCATCCTACGGAAGCTGACTTAAAAAAAACGCTAACACACTTTAATGGCGCTGAACTCGATTGGTTTTTCAATGATTTAATAAACAGCAATAAAAAAATTGATTATAAAGTAAAAGCTATAGATAAACTTAGTGATGGCAGTTACAATATTCTTGTGAAAAATAAAACGCGAACAGCAGTTCCTTTTGCTATATATGCTTATAAGGAAGATAAAATTAAAGGATTGGTTTGGTCGCATGGTTTTGAAAACAAAAAGCAAGTTGGTTTTCCACCCATTGATGCTGACAAATTTGTGATTGACGGAATTCAAAGTTTACCCGAAATAAATCGAAAAAATAATTCCATAAGAACATCCGGATTATTTAAAAAAACTAATGGCTTAAGAATAAATTTATTCACCGGTATGGAAAATCCATATAAACGTCAATTGTATATTATTCCAATGGGCGGAGTTAATTTTTACAATGGAGCCATGGCCGGATTGATTTTTCATAATTACGCACTATATCAAAAAAAATTCGAATATTACATCAACCCGTTCTTTGGATTTAAATCCAATACGCCTTGTGGTTACGCTGAATTTAATTACAATTTTTTACCAAAAAATATTTTCCGGCAAATTAATATTGGCGTGGAAGCAAAATCTTATGGATATGATCTCTATCGTGCCCAAGCCTTTAATGAAACTTTTGGTACAAATTATAAATCATTAAATTTAAATTATTACAAAATTTCTCCCTTCATCATTTTCGAAATAAAAAATAAAGACGCAAATTCTAACCGTACTCAAACCATTTCTTATTTTAATCACAACATGTTTAAAGAAGTGCAGGACATAGACGCGGACACTTATCTAACTTTTGCCAAATACAGGGCCCAAGAAAAAAATACAAAATTATTTTATCAATGA
- a CDS encoding TlpA family protein disulfide reductase — protein MKDLGNTYTVTGSPETVLFQEFNKIGAANSKQSDSLNIAFQTVMGSLKMDSLKMDSLSNIFQPVYDEIMAKFQRQLSEKIKQNVSMYASFLWLQGLDPAKNSELFQEVDKAMMKKYPNDKTVNAMHESISHELALAIGSPAPEINLDTPDGKKLALSSLKGKIVLIDFWASWCGPCRKEMPFVVSLYKKYKDKGFEIFGVSLDQDKDKWVAAIADEGITWPQVSDLRFWESEAAKLYAVTGIPYTVLLDKEGNILAKGLRGPELETAITAAIEGKTMPN, from the coding sequence ATGAAGGATTTAGGAAATACATACACCGTAACCGGCTCACCGGAAACTGTATTGTTTCAAGAATTCAATAAAATTGGCGCAGCCAATAGCAAACAAAGCGACTCGTTAAACATCGCATTTCAAACGGTTATGGGTTCATTAAAAATGGATTCATTAAAGATGGATTCACTAAGTAATATTTTCCAGCCTGTGTATGACGAAATTATGGCTAAATTTCAAAGACAACTTTCTGAAAAAATCAAACAAAATGTAAGCATGTATGCCTCTTTTTTGTGGCTTCAAGGGCTAGATCCTGCGAAAAATTCGGAATTATTTCAAGAAGTGGATAAAGCCATGATGAAAAAATATCCTAATGATAAAACGGTTAATGCCATGCACGAATCTATTAGTCATGAATTAGCGCTTGCTATTGGGAGCCCGGCCCCTGAAATTAATTTAGATACTCCGGATGGCAAAAAATTAGCGCTATCAAGTTTAAAAGGTAAAATTGTATTAATTGATTTTTGGGCAAGTTGGTGTGGTCCGTGCAGAAAAGAAATGCCTTTTGTTGTGAGTTTATACAAAAAATATAAGGATAAAGGTTTTGAAATTTTTGGTGTATCCTTAGATCAAGATAAAGACAAATGGGTTGCTGCCATTGCCGACGAAGGTATAACCTGGCCACAGGTAAGTGATTTGAGATTTTGGGAAAGTGAAGCTGCTAAATTATACGCAGTTACCGGAATTCCATATACTGTTTTATTAGATAAAGAAGGGAATATTTTAGCTAAAGGATTAAGAGGACCTGAACTGGAAACAGCAATTACAGCAGCAATTGAAGGTAAAACAATGCCCAACTAA
- the gatB gene encoding Asp-tRNA(Asn)/Glu-tRNA(Gln) amidotransferase subunit GatB, whose product MSVYDKYEAVIGLECHVQLLTKTKMYSSDVAEYGALPNTNVSVVTLGHPGTLPVLNAKAIEFAVKLGIAVHADIREENQFARKNYFYADLPKGYQITQDKTPICNNGYVIAKLKDGSEKKINLTRIHMEEDAGKSLHDIDPFETLVDLNRAGTPLLEIVTEPDFRSGEEAYAYLTEIRKLVRYLDICDGNMEEGSLRCDANISVRLKGTEPFGKKVEVKNMNSFRNVQRAIDFEIKRQIDLIEEGKNIAVETRSFDAVKGITFSLRSKESANDYRYFPEPDLQPVFITKDYIEKIKNAMPVLPDVLFKRYTGKFKLSEYDAQQITESKELAAYYDAIVLENKNYKGIANWLMGPVKSYLNENAVSLSEFKENVQPKKIADIVHLIDSGIVSSTSASQILFPKLIAEKNKSAEILAKELDLIQNSNSDDLQKLVNQAMEKYPEKITEYKNGKTGLLGLFVGEVMKLSKGKADPKVLNNLVKNYLEK is encoded by the coding sequence ATGAGTGTTTACGATAAATATGAAGCAGTAATTGGATTAGAATGCCACGTTCAGTTACTTACTAAAACCAAAATGTACAGCAGTGATGTTGCTGAATATGGTGCTTTACCCAATACAAATGTGAGTGTGGTAACTTTAGGGCATCCCGGCACATTACCCGTTTTAAATGCAAAGGCCATTGAATTTGCTGTTAAATTAGGCATAGCTGTACATGCCGACATAAGAGAAGAAAATCAATTTGCACGTAAAAATTATTTTTATGCCGATTTACCTAAAGGATATCAAATCACTCAAGATAAAACTCCAATATGCAATAACGGTTATGTAATTGCCAAGTTAAAAGATGGTAGTGAGAAAAAAATAAATCTCACCAGAATTCACATGGAAGAAGATGCGGGTAAAAGTTTGCATGATATCGACCCGTTTGAAACATTAGTAGATTTAAACAGAGCCGGAACTCCACTCTTGGAAATTGTAACTGAACCGGATTTCAGAAGCGGTGAAGAAGCTTACGCCTATCTCACTGAAATTAGAAAATTAGTTCGATACCTTGATATTTGTGATGGTAACATGGAAGAAGGTTCGCTTCGCTGTGATGCCAATATTTCTGTTCGTTTAAAAGGCACTGAACCTTTTGGTAAAAAAGTAGAAGTGAAAAACATGAACTCCTTTAGGAATGTTCAACGTGCCATTGATTTCGAAATTAAAAGACAAATTGACCTCATTGAAGAAGGAAAAAACATAGCTGTTGAAACCCGAAGCTTCGACGCCGTGAAAGGCATTACATTCTCACTACGAAGCAAAGAAAGCGCAAACGATTACCGTTATTTTCCGGAACCCGATTTACAACCGGTTTTCATCACCAAAGACTATATCGAAAAAATAAAAAATGCCATGCCGGTTTTACCCGATGTGTTATTTAAACGATATACCGGAAAATTTAAACTGAGTGAATACGATGCCCAACAAATTACCGAAAGTAAAGAGTTAGCTGCTTATTACGACGCTATTGTTTTAGAGAATAAAAACTACAAAGGAATTGCTAATTGGCTAATGGGACCGGTTAAATCTTACCTCAACGAAAATGCAGTTAGTTTGAGTGAATTCAAAGAAAATGTACAACCTAAAAAAATTGCAGATATTGTTCATCTAATTGATTCAGGCATTGTAAGCAGTACTTCAGCATCACAAATTTTATTTCCAAAACTTATTGCTGAAAAAAATAAATCGGCCGAAATCTTAGCAAAAGAACTTGACCTTATTCAAAACAGCAATAGCGATGATTTACAAAAACTAGTCAATCAAGCTATGGAAAAATATCCCGAAAAAATTACAGAATATAAAAATGGGAAAACCGGACTACTGGGTTTATTTGTTGGAGAAGTAATGAAATTGAGCAAAGGAAAAGCCGACCCAAAAGTTTTAAATAATCTTGTAAAAAATTATCTCGAAAAATAA
- the secA gene encoding preprotein translocase subunit SecA, whose amino-acid sequence MFDFLKKLLGTKSEKDVKNLEGKVSEINTIYSSLASVSHDDLRKRTLQIKQKLQDAVRPENDKINAIKSNIGSNTEMDVNEKEDLYKQIDEIEKEITDKLEEVLEEVLPEAFAILKETANRFTKNTELEVTANETDKSFSAKHKNIEIKGDKAIYKNTWLAAGNEITWNMVHYDVQLIGGMVLHQGKISEMATGEGKTLVSTLPVFLNALTGRGVHVVTVNNYLAKRDSEWNAPLFYFHGLSVDCIDKHEPNTDERRNAYNCDITYGTNNEFGFDYLRDNMARSVDDLVQRKHNYAIVDEVDSVLIDDARTPLIISGPTPQGDKHEFTEYKPRVEKIVNVQKQYIQTCITEAKKLVAEGKEKEAGIPLLRAFRGLPKNSALIKFLSEQGVRALLQKTENFYMQDQNKEMHKIDVELYFTIDEKNNHVELTEKGIDFLTGNSDDPKFFVIPNVGDEIAELEKNITDGKEKTAAKERIMQEFSVKSERIHTVNQLLKAYTVFEKDQEYVIDGGQVKIVDEQTGRIMEGRRYSDGLHQAIEAKENVKIEAATQTYATITLQNYFRMYNKLAGMTGTATTEAQEFWDIYKLDVIEIPTNRVITRKDEQDLVYKTKREKYNAVIEEVVKLVAAGRPVLIGTTTVEISELLSRMLKLRGLKHNVLNAKLHAKEADIVAEAGFAGTITIATNMAGRGTDIKLGPGVKEAGGLAIIGTERHESRRVDRQLRGRAGRQGDPGSSQFFVSLEDNLMRLFGSERIASLMDRMGLKEGEVIQHSMITKSIERAQKKVEENHFGTRKRLIEYDDVMNAQRDVIYKRRKNALYGDKLSIDIANMMFEIATSMVEEYKDSSDFDGFNFECIRIFGIESPFNEQKFNGGREEELIELLFQSVQKRYHEKSINICEQAFPVIKEVYTNPNNTFENIVTPFSDGIRGVQVLANLKKSYETKGKELLLGFEKAVVLAMIDDSWKEHLRELDDLKQAVQNASLEQKDPLVIYKLESFNLFKDMIIKTNKESISFLMRGNLPREENQQPKARFTQEQPNQKKEKLVESRNENIVEEQNQGQKPKAQPIRAEQKIGRNDPCPCGSGKKYKSCHGQGS is encoded by the coding sequence ATGTTCGATTTTCTTAAGAAATTATTAGGTACAAAAAGTGAGAAAGATGTCAAAAACCTGGAAGGCAAAGTTTCTGAAATTAATACCATATACAGCAGTCTCGCATCGGTTTCACACGATGATTTGCGTAAACGTACCCTTCAAATAAAACAAAAATTACAGGATGCCGTTCGTCCTGAGAATGATAAAATTAATGCTATAAAGTCCAATATCGGATCTAATACCGAAATGGATGTGAATGAAAAGGAAGATTTGTATAAACAAATTGATGAAATTGAGAAAGAAATAACCGACAAGCTGGAAGAGGTATTGGAAGAGGTATTGCCCGAAGCATTTGCCATTTTGAAAGAAACAGCAAACCGTTTTACAAAAAACACGGAACTGGAAGTTACCGCCAACGAAACAGATAAATCATTTTCTGCTAAGCATAAAAATATAGAGATTAAAGGAGATAAGGCAATTTACAAAAACACCTGGCTCGCTGCAGGGAATGAAATAACCTGGAACATGGTGCATTATGATGTTCAATTAATCGGTGGTATGGTATTGCATCAGGGTAAGATTTCTGAAATGGCTACGGGTGAAGGAAAAACTTTAGTTTCAACCTTGCCGGTATTTTTAAATGCCCTTACCGGTCGAGGAGTTCATGTAGTTACTGTAAATAATTATTTGGCTAAACGTGACAGCGAATGGAATGCACCGCTTTTCTATTTTCACGGCTTAAGTGTTGATTGTATTGATAAACATGAACCAAATACTGACGAGCGTAGAAACGCCTACAATTGCGACATCACTTATGGAACCAATAACGAATTTGGTTTTGATTATTTACGCGATAACATGGCTAGAAGTGTGGATGACTTGGTGCAACGTAAACACAATTATGCCATTGTTGATGAGGTTGACTCTGTATTAATCGATGATGCCAGAACTCCTTTAATTATTAGTGGACCTACACCACAAGGTGATAAACACGAATTTACCGAATACAAACCGCGAGTTGAAAAAATTGTAAACGTTCAAAAACAATACATTCAAACTTGTATTACAGAGGCGAAAAAATTAGTAGCTGAAGGAAAAGAGAAAGAAGCCGGTATTCCCTTACTCCGTGCGTTCAGAGGACTTCCGAAAAACTCCGCTTTAATCAAATTTTTAAGTGAACAAGGTGTACGTGCTCTCTTACAAAAAACAGAAAACTTTTACATGCAGGACCAAAATAAGGAAATGCATAAAATTGATGTTGAATTGTATTTTACAATTGATGAAAAAAATAATCATGTTGAATTAACCGAAAAAGGAATTGACTTTTTAACCGGAAATTCCGATGATCCTAAATTTTTTGTGATTCCAAATGTGGGGGATGAGATTGCCGAATTAGAAAAAAATATCACGGATGGTAAAGAAAAAACGGCAGCGAAAGAAAGAATAATGCAGGAGTTTAGCGTGAAGAGCGAAAGAATTCACACCGTGAATCAATTACTCAAAGCTTATACTGTATTTGAAAAAGATCAGGAGTATGTGATAGACGGAGGTCAGGTTAAAATTGTTGATGAACAAACCGGCCGTATCATGGAGGGAAGAAGATACAGCGACGGGCTTCACCAAGCCATTGAGGCGAAAGAAAATGTAAAAATTGAAGCAGCTACTCAAACTTACGCCACTATAACATTACAGAATTATTTCCGTATGTATAACAAACTTGCAGGTATGACCGGTACCGCAACTACCGAAGCGCAGGAATTTTGGGATATATACAAGTTGGATGTAATTGAAATTCCTACTAATCGAGTTATTACCAGAAAAGATGAGCAAGATTTAGTTTACAAAACAAAGCGCGAAAAATACAATGCCGTAATTGAGGAAGTTGTAAAACTAGTTGCAGCAGGCCGTCCGGTTCTGATTGGTACCACCACGGTAGAAATATCTGAATTATTAAGTCGCATGCTTAAGTTACGCGGATTAAAACACAACGTGTTAAATGCGAAATTGCATGCCAAAGAAGCGGATATTGTAGCCGAAGCAGGGTTTGCCGGAACAATAACGATAGCCACAAACATGGCCGGAAGGGGTACTGATATTAAATTGGGTCCAGGTGTTAAAGAAGCCGGTGGCTTAGCTATCATTGGAACAGAACGACATGAAAGCCGAAGAGTTGACAGACAGTTACGTGGTCGTGCCGGTAGACAAGGTGACCCCGGATCATCTCAATTTTTTGTTTCCCTGGAAGATAATTTAATGCGATTGTTCGGAAGCGAGCGTATTGCTTCGCTCATGGACAGAATGGGTTTAAAAGAGGGAGAGGTAATTCAACACAGTATGATTACCAAATCCATTGAAAGAGCACAAAAGAAAGTTGAAGAAAATCATTTTGGTACACGTAAACGTTTGATTGAATATGATGATGTAATGAACGCTCAGCGTGATGTAATTTACAAGCGCAGAAAAAATGCTTTATACGGAGATAAATTAAGTATTGATATTGCCAACATGATGTTTGAAATAGCAACCAGCATGGTGGAAGAATATAAAGACTCTTCAGATTTTGATGGTTTTAATTTTGAATGTATCCGTATTTTCGGAATTGAAAGCCCATTCAACGAACAAAAGTTTAACGGTGGCAGAGAAGAAGAATTAATAGAATTATTGTTCCAGTCTGTACAAAAAAGATATCACGAAAAATCAATCAACATTTGTGAGCAGGCTTTTCCGGTAATCAAAGAAGTGTACACTAATCCAAACAACACTTTCGAAAATATTGTTACGCCTTTTAGTGACGGAATTCGCGGAGTACAGGTATTAGCAAATCTTAAAAAATCATACGAAACCAAAGGGAAAGAATTGTTACTTGGTTTTGAAAAAGCAGTTGTGCTTGCCATGATTGATGATTCATGGAAAGAACATTTGCGTGAATTGGATGATTTAAAACAAGCCGTTCAAAATGCTTCTCTCGAACAAAAAGATCCATTGGTCATTTATAAATTGGAATCTTTCAATTTGTTTAAAGACATGATTATTAAAACAAACAAAGAAAGTATTTCATTTTTAATGCGTGGTAATTTACCACGAGAAGAAAATCAACAACCCAAAGCCCGATTTACACAAGAACAACCCAACCAAAAAAAGGAAAAATTGGTAGAAAGCCGAAATGAAAATATTGTTGAAGAACAGAATCAGGGACAAAAACCAAAAGCGCAACCCATAAGGGCCGAACAAAAAATCGGAAGAAACGATCCTTGTCCTTGCGGTAGCGGTAAAAAATATAAAAGCTGTCACGGACAGGGTTCTTAA